CATGGCAAAAGGAACGTTTGAGCGGACGAAGCCTCACGTGAACGTGGGGACGATTGGGCACGTGGACCACGGGAAGACCACGCTGACGGCAGCCATCACCTTCACGGCCGCGGCGTCCGACCCCACCGTCGAAACCCTGGCCTACGACCAGATCGACAAGGCCCCCGAAGAAAAGGCCCGCGGCATCACCATCAACACCTCCCACGTCGAGTACAACACCCCCACCCGTCACTACTCCCACGTCGACTGCCCCGGCCACGCCGACTACGTCAAAAACATGATCACCGGCGCGGCCCAGATGGACGGCGCCATCCTGGTCGTCTCCTCCGCTGACGGCCCCATGCCCCAGACCCGCGAGCACATCCTGCTCGCCCGTCAGGTCGGCGTGCCCTACATCGTCGTCTTCATGAACAAGGTCGACATGGTCGACGACGAAGAACTGCTCGAACTCGTCGAGATGGAAGTCCGCGAGCTGCTCAGCAAGTACGAGTTCCCCGGTGACGACCTCCCCGTCGTCAAGGGCAGCGCCCTCCAGGCCCTCGAAGCCCTCCAGGGTAACCCCAAGACCGCCCGCGGCGAGAACAAGTGGGTCGACAACATCTGGGAACTGCTGGACGCCATCGACAGCTACATCCCCACCCCCGAGCGCGACACCGACAAGACCTTCCTGATGCCCGTCGAAGACGTGTTCACCATCACCGGTCGCGGCACCGTCGCCACCGGCCGGGTGGAGCGCGGTGTGGTCAAGGTCCAGGACGAAGTGGAAATCATCGGCCTGCGCGACACCAAGAAGACCACCGTGACGGGCATCGAAATGCACCGCAAGCTGCTGGACCAGGGCATGGCGGGCGACAACGTGGGCGTGCTGCTGCGTGGCGTGG
This genomic stretch from Deinococcus carri harbors:
- the tuf gene encoding elongation factor Tu, yielding MAKGTFERTKPHVNVGTIGHVDHGKTTLTAAITFTAAASDPTVETLAYDQIDKAPEEKARGITINTSHVEYNTPTRHYSHVDCPGHADYVKNMITGAAQMDGAILVVSSADGPMPQTREHILLARQVGVPYIVVFMNKVDMVDDEELLELVEMEVRELLSKYEFPGDDLPVVKGSALQALEALQGNPKTARGENKWVDNIWELLDAIDSYIPTPERDTDKTFLMPVEDVFTITGRGTVATGRVERGVVKVQDEVEIIGLRDTKKTTVTGIEMHRKLLDQGMAGDNVGVLLRGVARDDVERGQVLAKPGSIKPHTKFEASVYVLSKDEGGRHSAFFGGYRPQFYFRTTDVTGVVELAEGVEMVMPGDNVTFTVELIKPIAMEEGLRFAIREGGRTVGAGVVTKVLE